The following coding sequences are from one Ooceraea biroi isolate clonal line C1 chromosome 5, Obir_v5.4, whole genome shotgun sequence window:
- the LOC105280937 gene encoding 60 kDa SS-A/Ro ribonucleoprotein encodes MAQPITGHVPEPTMNMNRPNNNGHDSYEMTDAELAGIEPTINDGPEARLSRFLYVGKEYPDYQPGYWFVHNYFIVKNVPSIEELAATPGKELVPILLITKAFESNLVPHPETLVFALAVCGRQTISEKLRHEAFASVQKICTTTEQFILFVRFTSKLKRENELCYLTFGWGNGMKKAVNNWYLSKEPLALAKCVTKYRSRYGWKHKDIIKLCHTVGDTPEKAVILRYIVKGLSEAKQFASELAENTTVEIVMKYIENIELFKHCEEETSAAALLQELGLSLEHVPGHLLKCKKIWIELISMMDMVMLLNNLQRINNLRLLKPNVAAEKVIELLRNEELIARDKVHPVEILIALINYQNCGKPLSFEKRRIREAAKKPHQLPFEPNQDVISALNTAFYASFSHLQRTDLRYLVTISSNKKTVEGRAWQCGNMRGVEVGCFIAMTLVRQESDVTVATFKDNEIHVVDVGNEETYEQVVRKLREISTANIKLSKPLLWAMKMKKEYDVFINIVDQVYEKHDRSQESLSLYRNMMQLPDAKLINCAVCSSATYRKTQYDKNVLIINGFDATVPKLIQAFVQSLF; translated from the exons ATGGCACAGCCTATTACTGGCCATGTTCCTGAGCCAACCATGAACATGAACAGACCTAACAATAATGGACATGACAGCTACGAAATGACCGATGCTGAGCTTGCAGGCATTGAGCCTACAATAAATGATGGACCTGAGGCACGTTTATCACGATTTTTATATGTTGGAAAAGAATACCCGGATTATCAACCTGGATATTGGTTTGTGCACAATTATTTCATTGTCAAAAATGTACCGTCTATAGAAGAACTAGCTGCAACTCCAGGGAAGGAATTGGTACCGATTCTATTGATCACAAAA gCATTTGAAAGTAATCTTGTCCCTCACCCAGAGACTTTGGTGTTCGCCCTCGCTGTTTGCGGCAGACAAACCATAAGCGAGAAATTACGTCACGAAGCATTCGCCAGTGTACAAAAGATCTGTACAACAACGgagcaatttattttgtttgttaGATTTACCTCAAAACttaagagagaaaatgaatTGTGTTACTTAACATTTGGATGGGGCAATGGTATGAAAAAGGCCGTTAACAATTGGTACTTGTCTAAGGAGCCATTGGCCTTGGCAAAATGCGTTACGAAATATAGAAGTAGATATGGTTGGAAGCACAAAGATATCATCAAGCTATGTCATACTGTGGGCGATACTCCAG agAAGGCAGTAATATTGAGATACATAGTAAAAGGTCTGAGTGAAGCCAAACAATTTGCATCTGAACTAGCCGAGAATACCACTGTTGAGattgtaatgaaatatatagaaaatattgagCTCTTCAAACACTGCGAGGAGGAGACTTCCGCTGCTGCTTTATTACAAGAACTTGGGTTGTCATTGGAACATGTACCTGGACACTTGTTAAAATGCAAGAAg ATTTGGATCGAATTGATATCGATGATGGACATGGTTATGCTTCTGAATAACTTGCAAAGAATTAACAATCTCCGCCTGCTGAAGCCGAATGTAGCAGCGGAAAAAGTAATAGAGCTGCTGCGTAATGAAGAACTTATAGCACGCGACAAGGTTCACCCGGTGGAGATTCTCATCGCTCTCATAAATTACCAGAACTGCGGAAA ACCTTTATCCTTTGAGAAACGAAGGATTCGGGAAGCAGCCAAAAAGCCCCACCAATTGCCGTTCGAGCCAAACCAGGACGTGATCTCTGCTCTAAACACGGCGTTCTACGCATCATTCTCT CACCTGCAACGCACGGATCTGCGTTACTTGGTGACAATCAGTTCGAACAAAAAGACGGTAGAAGGACGCGCTTGGCAGTGCGGTAACATGCGGGGCGTTGAGGTAGGTTGTTTCATCGCGATGACGCTTGTACGCCAGGAGAGCGACGTCACCGTAGCGACGTTCAAAGACAACGAAATTCACGTGGTCGACGTCGGCAACGAGGAAACTTATGAGCAAGTTGTGAGGAAATTACGAGAAATTTCCACTGCGAATATTAAACTCAGCAAGCCGCTGTTGTGGGCtatgaaaatgaagaaagagtACGACGTTTTTATCAACATAGTAGATCAGGTGTACGAAAAACATGACAGATCTCAGGAAAGCTTATCATTGTACAGAAATATGATGCAACTTCCGGACGCAAA ACTGATCAATTGTGCCGTATGCTCTTCCGCGACGTATCGTAAAACACAGTACGACAAGAATGTCCTGATAATCAACGGTTTTGATGCTACTGTACCTAAACTCATCCAAGCGTTCGTCCagtctttattttaa
- the LOC105280940 gene encoding protein charybde — protein sequence MEVLPCPVNVHFSNTRAESATDELDGACQALAKRLEVELRRAKHVQLACGEVLLPADLLPKIAKDVLTMAENEPCGLRGCTLFISFETDNMCRKLSRIQCDPSAVSTFELYLTLKQDHTPWHILLPQFLKNFTRGGTIMISKDFTLEKKKLYRSYQQSH from the exons ATGGAGGTTCTGCCGTGTCCAGTCAACGTGCACTTCAGCAACACCAGGG CTGAAAGTGCGACGGACGAGTTGGACGGTGCTTGCCAGGCGCTGGCGAAGAGGCTGGAAGTCGAACTCAGGAGGGCCAAGCATGTCCAGCTTGCTTGTGGCGAGGTCCTTCTCCCAGCCGATTTGCTGCCCAAGATAGCCAAAGATGTACTTACTATGGCGGAAAACGAGCCTTGCGGCCTTCG GGGCTGCACGCTGTTCATCAGCTTCGAGACGGACAACATGTGTCGCAAGCTCTCGAGAATACAGTGTGATCCCAGTGCTGTGTCAACGTTCGAGCTTTATCTTACGCTAAAGCAGGACCACACGCCCTGGCACATACTGCTACCTCAGTTCTTGAA AAACTTTACGCGTGGTGGTACCATCATGATCAGTAAAGACTTCACCCTGGAGAAGAAGAAGCTCTATAGGTCTTACCAGCAGTCCCATTGA